In Phreatobacter stygius, a genomic segment contains:
- the cobF gene encoding precorrin-6A synthase (deacetylating) encodes MKKKILVIGIGAGNPEHVTVQAINALNEAKVFFVLDKGEAAEDLVRLREEICARYIRNSDYRVVKAVNPPRDRADRDYLSAVDRWHHDRATLYQQLIQDELQDGECGAFLVWGDPSLYDSTLRILDQVLANGVVDFDCEVIPGISSPQALAAAHRMPLNRIGEPVRFTTGRRISEEIGDVSGSSVVFLDDGTALTAIADQDLEIYWGAYLGTPEEMLVSGRLPEVAGEIAEKRLKARQERGWIMDLYLLRRSRPQ; translated from the coding sequence ATGAAAAAGAAGATCCTGGTCATCGGCATCGGCGCCGGCAATCCCGAACATGTGACGGTTCAGGCAATCAACGCCCTCAACGAGGCCAAGGTCTTCTTCGTGCTCGACAAGGGCGAGGCGGCCGAGGACCTGGTCCGGCTGCGCGAGGAGATCTGCGCGCGCTATATCCGCAACAGCGACTACCGGGTGGTCAAGGCCGTCAATCCGCCGCGCGACCGCGCCGACAGGGACTATCTGTCGGCGGTCGACCGCTGGCACCACGACCGCGCCACGCTTTACCAACAGCTGATCCAGGACGAGCTCCAGGACGGCGAATGTGGTGCCTTCCTGGTCTGGGGCGACCCTTCGCTCTATGACAGCACGCTGCGGATCCTGGATCAGGTGCTGGCCAATGGGGTGGTCGATTTCGACTGCGAGGTCATTCCGGGAATCAGCAGCCCGCAGGCGCTGGCCGCCGCCCACAGGATGCCGCTGAACCGCATCGGCGAGCCGGTCCGGTTCACCACCGGCCGCCGCATTTCCGAAGAAATCGGCGATGTATCAGGCAGTTCCGTGGTTTTCCTCGACGACGGCACGGCGCTGACCGCGATCGCGGACCAGGACCTGGAGATCTATTGGGGCGCCTATCTCGGCACGCCCGAGGAAATGCTGGTGTCCGGCCGTCTGCCCGAGGTCGCCGGCGAGATCGCCGAAAAACGCCTGAAGGCGCGCCAGGAGCGGGGCTGGATCATGGACCTCTATCTCCTGCGCCGGAGCCGCCCGCAATGA
- a CDS encoding D-alanyl-D-alanine carboxypeptidase family protein gives MSTAKAQDAFQTTVRNAILIDVGTESVLFEKAADELQAPASLAKLMTMSIVFEEMRQGRLPLDQEVVISTDAWRRGGAPSRTSSMYVAVNSRVRVQDLLRGAIIQSGNDASIALAEAISGTEANFVVLMNKRARDLGLVRSVFRNATGLPDPDQRMTAREVARLAEHIIKTFPEQYAVYAEREFTWNNIRQQNRNPLLGTYNGADGLKTGYIEEAGFNLAGSAVQSNQRLIVVVLGARSLQERTNEARKLLDWGFRSFELRDLFAESETLGDVRVFGGASATVPVTAGKLVRLLLPRGQSDRVSAQIVYQGPVKAPVRQGTEIGKLRVMRGAQLALEVPVYAAADVEVGSLSQRAMQGAWEAASGWLRSGIARP, from the coding sequence TTGAGCACGGCCAAGGCCCAGGACGCGTTCCAGACCACGGTGCGCAACGCGATTCTCATCGATGTCGGCACCGAGTCGGTGCTGTTCGAGAAGGCCGCCGACGAGCTCCAGGCGCCGGCCAGCCTCGCCAAGCTGATGACCATGTCGATCGTCTTCGAGGAGATGCGCCAGGGCCGCCTGCCGCTCGACCAGGAGGTGGTGATCAGCACCGATGCCTGGCGGCGCGGCGGAGCCCCGTCGCGCACATCCTCGATGTATGTCGCGGTCAATTCGCGGGTCAGGGTGCAGGATCTGCTGCGCGGCGCCATCATCCAGTCCGGCAACGACGCGTCGATTGCGCTGGCCGAGGCGATTTCCGGCACCGAGGCCAATTTCGTCGTGCTGATGAACAAGCGCGCCCGTGACCTCGGCCTCGTCCGTTCGGTGTTCCGCAATGCCACGGGCCTGCCGGATCCGGACCAGCGCATGACCGCCCGCGAGGTCGCAAGGCTCGCCGAACACATCATCAAGACCTTCCCGGAGCAATATGCCGTTTATGCCGAGCGCGAGTTCACCTGGAACAATATCCGCCAGCAGAACCGCAACCCGCTGCTCGGCACCTATAACGGCGCCGACGGCCTGAAGACCGGCTATATCGAGGAGGCCGGCTTCAACCTGGCCGGCTCGGCGGTGCAGAGCAACCAGCGGCTGATCGTCGTCGTCCTGGGCGCCCGCTCGCTGCAGGAGCGCACCAACGAGGCACGCAAGCTGCTCGACTGGGGCTTCCGCTCGTTCGAACTGCGCGACCTCTTCGCCGAGAGCGAGACCCTCGGCGATGTCAGGGTGTTCGGCGGCGCCTCGGCCACCGTGCCGGTGACCGCCGGCAAGCTGGTGCGGCTGCTGCTGCCGCGCGGCCAGTCCGACCGCGTCTCGGCGCAGATCGTCTATCAGGGGCCGGTCAAGGCGCCGGTCCGCCAGGGCACCGAGATCGGCAAGCTCAGGGTCATGCGCGGCGCCCAGCTCGCCCTCGAAGTGCCCGTTTATGCCGCCGCCGACGTCGAAGTCGGCTCGCTCAGCCAGCGCGCCATGCAAGGGGCCTGGGAAGCGGCGTCGGGCTGGCTGCGTTCAGGGATCGCCCGGCCGTGA
- a CDS encoding MBL fold metallo-hydrolase, whose protein sequence is MTLTLTILGCGSSGGVPRVGQGWGACDPANPRNRRRRCALLVEQTGPGGVTSVLVDTGPDLREQLLDAGVTRLDGVIYTHDHADHTHGIDDLRPLALNMRRRVEAYADEATYATLMARFGYCFASPAGSDYPPIINLNPLVAHQPLAIEGPGGAIVAVPFPVMHGAPYKALGFRFNNTVYCPDINILSDESSRYFEACELIMLDALRFTRHPTHLSVDEALALIERFKPARTILTNLHSDLDYQTLAARLPTGIVPAHDGMTVTVE, encoded by the coding sequence ATGACGCTGACCCTGACCATTCTCGGCTGCGGCTCCTCCGGCGGCGTGCCGCGTGTCGGGCAGGGCTGGGGTGCCTGCGACCCGGCAAACCCCAGGAACCGCCGCCGCCGCTGCGCGCTGCTGGTCGAGCAGACCGGGCCGGGCGGCGTCACCAGCGTGCTGGTCGATACCGGCCCGGACCTGCGCGAACAGTTGCTCGATGCCGGCGTGACCCGGCTCGACGGCGTCATCTATACCCATGACCACGCCGACCATACCCATGGCATCGACGATCTCCGGCCGCTCGCCCTGAACATGCGCCGGCGCGTCGAGGCCTATGCCGACGAAGCGACCTATGCGACCCTCATGGCCCGCTTCGGTTATTGTTTCGCCTCGCCCGCCGGCAGCGACTATCCGCCGATCATCAACCTCAATCCGCTGGTTGCCCATCAGCCGCTGGCCATCGAGGGGCCGGGCGGCGCAATTGTCGCCGTGCCCTTCCCGGTCATGCATGGGGCGCCCTACAAGGCGCTCGGATTTCGCTTTAATAACACAGTGTATTGCCCTGATATCAATATATTATCGGATGAATCTTCACGTTATTTCGAGGCCTGCGAGCTGATCATGCTCGATGCGCTTCGCTTCACCCGTCACCCCACCCATCTGAGCGTCGACGAGGCGCTGGCGCTGATCGAGCGGTTCAAGCCGGCCCGGACGATCCTGACCAATCTGCACTCGGATCTCGACTACCAGACGCTCGCCGCGCGGCTGCCCACCGGAATCGTGCCGGCCCATGACGGCATGACCGTCACGGTCGAGTAG
- a CDS encoding TatD family hydrolase, with translation MWVDSHCHLDFPELAVDHRALLQRAVTAGVGTVVTINTRVRRFEAIRAIAEAHDGVWCSVGTHPHNAHEELDVTAGELVALAAHPKVVAIGEAGLDYHYDLSPRAAQEQGFLTHIAAARETGLPLVIHAREADDRVAEILTREMAKGAFKAVLHCFTGSEELALTGVALGLYVSFSGIVTYKSAAELRRIAALLPADRILVETDAPYLAPGKYRGKTNEPSFVVETGKVVAEARGVGAEDWARQTTDNFYRLFAKADRGQRLEAA, from the coding sequence ATGTGGGTCGACAGCCACTGCCATCTCGACTTTCCCGAACTCGCGGTCGATCACCGCGCGCTGCTCCAGCGCGCCGTGACGGCGGGTGTCGGAACCGTCGTGACCATCAACACGCGGGTGCGCCGCTTCGAGGCGATCCGCGCCATCGCCGAGGCCCATGACGGGGTCTGGTGTTCGGTCGGCACCCATCCGCACAATGCCCATGAGGAGCTCGACGTCACCGCCGGCGAGCTGGTGGCGCTGGCCGCCCATCCCAAGGTCGTCGCCATTGGCGAAGCCGGCCTCGACTACCACTACGACCTGTCGCCGCGCGCAGCCCAGGAACAGGGTTTCCTGACCCATATCGCCGCCGCCCGCGAAACCGGCCTGCCGCTGGTCATCCATGCCCGCGAGGCCGACGACCGCGTCGCCGAGATCCTGACCCGGGAAATGGCCAAGGGCGCCTTCAAGGCGGTGCTGCACTGTTTCACCGGCTCGGAAGAGTTGGCGCTGACCGGCGTCGCGCTCGGCCTCTATGTGTCGTTTTCCGGCATCGTCACCTATAAGAGCGCGGCCGAACTGCGCCGGATCGCCGCGCTGCTGCCGGCCGACCGCATCCTGGTCGAGACCGATGCGCCTTATCTCGCGCCGGGCAAATACCGCGGCAAGACCAATGAGCCGTCCTTCGTGGTCGAGACCGGCAAGGTGGTCGCCGAGGCGCGCGGCGTCGGCGCCGAGGACTGGGCGCGGCAGACGACCGATAATTTCTACCGCCTGTTCGCCAAGGCCGACCGCGGTCAGCGCCTCGAGGCAGCGTAG
- a CDS encoding DNA polymerase III subunit delta': MEENAADRLDGAPHPRERSLLIGHGEAERGLLEAYRGKRMHHAWLISGPQGIGKATLAYRFARFVLAHPDPRAIPPAVADLAVSPDHPVARRIVAGAHPDLLALRRIAEAGKDKIPQDISVGAMRDIVRFFGSTAGEGGWRICLVDAADELNRSSANALLKLLEEPPPRSLFLIVAHMPGRLLPTIRSRCRTLTLAPLTEDEVVQGLASFDTVKVPVEEARDLARRSEGSLRRALEIAEGGQASFAAAVEAELARLPATDPQALHALGDKLARRDDAMFDLFQRAVTDHIHSTVRAELGAGARRLAPLSEVWEKIDIAAAQVRTFNLERKPFVFQVFGWLAEAGRRRT, from the coding sequence ATCGAGGAAAATGCCGCCGATCGCCTGGATGGCGCGCCGCACCCGCGCGAACGCAGCCTGCTGATCGGCCATGGCGAAGCCGAGCGTGGCCTGTTGGAGGCCTATCGCGGCAAGCGCATGCACCACGCCTGGCTGATCAGCGGACCGCAGGGCATCGGCAAGGCGACGCTCGCCTATCGTTTCGCCCGCTTCGTCCTGGCCCATCCCGACCCGCGCGCGATCCCGCCCGCTGTCGCCGATCTCGCCGTCTCGCCCGACCATCCGGTGGCGCGTCGCATCGTCGCCGGTGCGCACCCGGACCTGCTGGCGCTCCGGCGCATCGCCGAGGCCGGCAAGGACAAGATCCCGCAGGATATTTCGGTCGGTGCCATGCGCGACATCGTGCGCTTCTTCGGCTCGACGGCGGGTGAGGGCGGCTGGCGCATCTGCCTGGTCGATGCCGCCGACGAACTCAACCGGTCCAGCGCCAATGCGCTGCTGAAGCTCCTGGAGGAACCGCCGCCGCGCTCGCTGTTCCTGATCGTCGCCCATATGCCGGGCCGGCTCCTGCCGACCATCCGCTCGCGTTGCCGGACCTTGACGCTGGCGCCGCTCACCGAGGACGAGGTGGTCCAGGGGCTCGCGAGCTTCGACACGGTCAAGGTGCCGGTCGAGGAGGCCCGTGACCTCGCCCGGCGCTCGGAGGGCAGCCTGCGCCGCGCGCTCGAGATCGCCGAGGGCGGCCAGGCCAGCTTTGCCGCGGCGGTCGAAGCCGAGCTCGCCCGCTTGCCGGCCACCGATCCGCAGGCCCTGCACGCGCTCGGCGACAAGCTGGCGCGCCGTGACGACGCCATGTTCGACCTGTTCCAGCGCGCCGTGACCGACCACATCCATTCAACCGTCAGGGCCGAGCTCGGCGCCGGCGCCCGGCGCCTTGCACCGCTTTCCGAGGTATGGGAGAAGATCGACATAGCCGCGGCGCAGGTGCGGACGTTCAATCTCGAACGCAAGCCCTTCGTTTTCCAGGTTTTCGGCTGGCTCGCCGAGGCTGGCCGGCGACGGACCTGA
- a CDS encoding septal ring lytic transglycosylase RlpA family protein, which produces MTTTGVSRATICDRKMALRYAALAGFSLIVAGCASQDRLAQQQGRGNTFDQRYGVSSSPRVVQEGQPVPRGGGVYRIGRPYMVGGRRYTPFEKREGHAEVGMASWYGRQFHGRLTANGEVYDMTSLTAAHRTMPMPSYARVTNLRNGHSIIVRVNDRGPFHANRVVDLSSRASHLLDFRGHGVARVKVEYVGRAPLEGSDDRMLLATLRTDGSAAPTPTGLGAGVMVASAAPAFVPQTPAQPAVVENRGIPSQLSEGMPLPPERPFDLGLSAGGGTTVVASAAPRQAAPAVATPVVAAAVSAAPAMAPVPAPAPVSSPAPAVAAVTQQPPALASAASRPVTVSTGATTTTTAFAAPPPPPVPAIAAMPGAPAARASFGVGGLY; this is translated from the coding sequence ATGACCACGACCGGCGTGTCGCGCGCCACCATTTGCGATCGCAAGATGGCGCTTCGTTATGCGGCCCTGGCAGGTTTCAGCCTTATCGTCGCCGGTTGCGCTTCGCAGGATCGCCTCGCCCAGCAGCAAGGCCGCGGCAATACGTTCGATCAGCGTTATGGCGTCAGCTCCAGCCCGCGGGTGGTCCAGGAAGGCCAGCCGGTTCCGCGTGGCGGCGGCGTCTACCGCATCGGCCGCCCCTATATGGTCGGCGGACGTCGCTACACCCCGTTCGAGAAGCGCGAGGGCCATGCCGAAGTCGGCATGGCGTCCTGGTACGGCCGGCAGTTCCATGGCCGCCTGACCGCCAATGGCGAGGTCTATGACATGACCAGCCTGACGGCGGCCCATCGCACCATGCCGATGCCGAGCTATGCCCGCGTCACCAATCTGCGCAACGGCCATTCGATCATCGTGCGCGTCAACGACCGTGGCCCGTTCCATGCCAACCGGGTCGTCGACCTGTCGAGCCGCGCCTCGCATCTCCTCGACTTCCGCGGCCACGGCGTCGCCCGCGTCAAGGTCGAATATGTCGGCCGGGCGCCGCTCGAAGGCTCCGACGACCGCATGTTGCTGGCAACGCTGCGCACCGACGGTTCGGCCGCGCCGACGCCGACCGGCCTCGGCGCCGGCGTGATGGTCGCCTCCGCGGCTCCCGCTTTCGTGCCGCAGACCCCGGCCCAGCCGGCCGTGGTCGAGAACCGCGGCATTCCCAGCCAATTGTCCGAAGGCATGCCGCTGCCGCCCGAACGTCCCTTCGATCTCGGCCTTTCGGCCGGCGGCGGCACCACGGTGGTCGCCTCCGCGGCGCCGCGTCAGGCCGCGCCCGCCGTTGCCACGCCGGTCGTCGCCGCAGCCGTTTCGGCAGCACCCGCCATGGCGCCGGTGCCCGCGCCGGCCCCGGTCTCGAGCCCTGCGCCGGCCGTCGCCGCGGTCACCCAGCAGCCGCCGGCCCTGGCCTCGGCGGCATCCAGGCCGGTCACCGTATCGACCGGCGCGACCACTACCACCACGGCTTTCGCGGCTCCGCCGCCGCCGCCGGTCCCGGCGATCGCCGCCATGCCCGGCGCACCGGCCGCACGGGCTTCGTTCGGCGTCGGCGGGCTTTACTGA
- a CDS encoding FAD-dependent oxidoreductase — translation MTATPLDVAVVGAGVAGLAVATLLDRAGHRVTVFERFDASRPVGSGLMLQPTGLAALERLGLKAEIERRGARIDRLHGLTDRGAIIFDLAYGDLDPSLHAVAVHRGALHAVLWDAFAGSRARLETGFAVATVDDGHGAAALSILDAAGRRSGPFDLVIDASGAQSRLRRHVASGRPKPYPYGAVWATVPDIGVAPAKLAQRYVAARIMLGYLPIGTLDGSGPPLTALFWSLKPAEHATWRSGFDNWQQQAARLWPELAPVMEALSGPDQFTLASYLHFTAERFHRGRLVLIGDAAHSTSPQLGQGANHGLLDAVALADALAATPDLTAALALYERARRRQIRFYQAASALMTPFFQSDSRLFAWARDRTFNRMKYLPYLRREMVRTLAGLKTGLLTAATADKIANPLGKLAAGDLDRALRQASDEAAAR, via the coding sequence ATGACTGCCACCCCCCTTGATGTCGCCGTCGTCGGCGCCGGTGTCGCCGGCCTCGCGGTCGCGACCCTGCTCGACCGGGCCGGGCATCGCGTCACCGTGTTCGAGCGCTTCGATGCCTCGCGGCCGGTCGGCTCGGGCCTGATGCTGCAGCCGACCGGGCTGGCGGCGCTGGAGCGGCTGGGTCTGAAGGCCGAGATCGAGCGCCGCGGCGCCCGGATCGACCGGCTCCATGGTCTCACCGACCGCGGCGCCATCATCTTCGATCTGGCTTATGGCGATCTCGACCCGTCGCTGCACGCCGTCGCCGTCCATCGCGGCGCGCTCCACGCCGTGCTCTGGGATGCCTTTGCCGGCTCGCGGGCCAGGCTGGAGACCGGCTTCGCGGTGGCCACGGTCGACGACGGTCACGGCGCGGCGGCGCTCTCCATCCTCGATGCCGCCGGGCGAAGATCGGGCCCCTTCGATCTGGTCATCGACGCCTCCGGCGCCCAGTCCCGGTTGCGTCGCCATGTCGCCAGCGGCCGGCCGAAGCCTTATCCTTACGGCGCGGTCTGGGCGACCGTGCCCGATATTGGCGTCGCGCCGGCCAAACTGGCCCAGCGTTATGTCGCCGCCCGGATCATGCTCGGCTACCTGCCGATCGGCACGCTCGACGGTTCGGGACCGCCGCTGACCGCGCTGTTCTGGAGCCTGAAACCGGCCGAGCATGCAACCTGGCGCAGCGGCTTTGACAACTGGCAGCAACAGGCGGCCCGTCTCTGGCCCGAACTCGCGCCGGTCATGGAGGCCCTGTCGGGGCCGGATCAGTTCACGCTGGCCAGTTACCTGCACTTCACCGCCGAGCGATTCCATCGCGGCCGGCTGGTGCTGATCGGCGATGCCGCGCATTCGACTTCGCCACAATTGGGGCAGGGGGCGAACCATGGTCTCCTGGACGCGGTGGCGCTCGCCGATGCGCTCGCCGCGACCCCGGATCTGACCGCCGCGCTGGCGCTCTACGAACGGGCGAGACGGCGCCAGATCCGCTTCTATCAGGCTGCCAGCGCGCTGATGACGCCGTTCTTCCAGTCCGATTCGCGGCTGTTCGCCTGGGCCCGTGACAGGACCTTCAACCGCATGAAATATTTGCCCTATCTCCGGCGCGAGATGGTCCGCACCCTGGCCGGCCTGAAAACCGGCCTGTTGACCGCCGCCACGGCCGACAAGATCGCCAATCCGCTGGGGAAGCTGGCCGCCGGCGACCTGGATCGGGCGCTGCGCCAGGCCTCCGACGAGGCGGCCGCCCGCTAA
- the metG gene encoding methionine--tRNA ligase translates to MAKPRFYVTTAISYPNGVPHIGHAYEVIATDAIARFMRHDGHDVFFLTGTDEHGLKMMQTAAREGLTARALADRNAEAFRAMAKALAISNDDFIRTTEPRHYRASQAIWEAMVASGDIYLGGYEGWYSVRDEAFYGEDETSVGPDGVRVGGQGTPVEWTKEETYFFRLSKYQDKLLAHYEAHPDFVGPDTRFNEVISFVKGGLTDLSVSRTTFDWGVPVPGSDGHVMYVWVDALTNYITALGYPDVDNPQWARWPADLHVIGKDIVRFHAVYWPAFLMSAGIALPKRVYGHGFLFNRGEKMSKSLGNVVDPFAMAEAYGVDAMRYFLLREVAFGNDGSYSHEAIVARTNADLANDLGNLAQRSLSMIAKNCDGVLPKPGALSDEDKAILAQADAMLAPSREAMASQQIHRYLETVWAVVSEANRYFAGQAPWALRKTDFARMETVLYVTAEIIRKVAILAQPAVPLAAPKLLDLLAVPADARDFADLDTALTPGISLPAPEGVFPRYVDKADETA, encoded by the coding sequence ATGGCGAAGCCGCGCTTCTACGTCACCACCGCTATCTCCTATCCGAACGGCGTGCCGCATATCGGCCATGCCTATGAGGTCATCGCGACGGACGCCATCGCCCGCTTCATGCGCCATGACGGCCATGACGTGTTCTTCCTGACCGGCACCGACGAGCACGGCCTGAAGATGATGCAGACCGCCGCCCGCGAGGGCCTGACGGCGCGCGCGCTGGCCGACCGCAATGCCGAGGCGTTCCGCGCCATGGCCAAGGCGCTGGCCATTTCGAACGACGATTTCATCCGCACCACCGAACCGCGCCACTACCGCGCGAGCCAGGCCATCTGGGAGGCCATGGTCGCCTCCGGCGACATCTATCTCGGTGGCTACGAGGGCTGGTATTCGGTTCGCGACGAGGCCTTCTACGGCGAGGACGAGACCTCGGTCGGGCCTGACGGCGTGCGCGTCGGCGGGCAGGGCACGCCGGTGGAATGGACCAAGGAGGAGACCTATTTCTTCCGGCTGTCGAAGTACCAGGACAAGCTCCTCGCCCATTATGAGGCTCATCCCGACTTTGTCGGCCCGGATACCCGCTTCAACGAGGTCATCAGCTTCGTCAAAGGCGGCCTGACCGACCTGTCGGTGTCGCGCACCACCTTCGACTGGGGCGTGCCGGTGCCGGGCTCGGACGGCCACGTGATGTATGTCTGGGTCGATGCCCTGACCAATTACATCACCGCCCTCGGCTACCCCGATGTCGACAACCCGCAGTGGGCGCGCTGGCCGGCCGACCTGCACGTCATCGGCAAGGACATCGTGCGCTTCCACGCGGTCTATTGGCCGGCCTTCCTGATGTCGGCCGGCATTGCCTTGCCCAAGCGCGTCTATGGCCACGGTTTTCTGTTCAACCGCGGCGAGAAGATGTCGAAATCCCTTGGCAATGTCGTCGACCCCTTCGCCATGGCCGAAGCTTATGGCGTCGATGCCATGCGCTATTTCCTGCTGCGCGAAGTCGCCTTCGGCAATGACGGCTCCTATTCGCACGAGGCGATCGTCGCGCGCACCAATGCCGATCTCGCCAATGATCTCGGCAATCTGGCGCAGCGTTCGCTGTCGATGATCGCCAAGAACTGCGACGGCGTGCTGCCGAAGCCCGGCGCGCTCAGCGACGAGGACAAGGCGATCCTGGCCCAGGCCGACGCGATGCTCGCGCCCTCGCGCGAAGCCATGGCGAGCCAGCAGATCCACCGCTATCTCGAAACCGTCTGGGCGGTCGTCTCGGAAGCCAACCGCTATTTCGCCGGCCAGGCGCCCTGGGCGCTGCGCAAGACCGATTTCGCGCGCATGGAAACGGTGCTCTATGTCACCGCCGAGATCATCCGCAAGGTCGCCATCCTGGCCCAGCCGGCGGTACCGTTGGCGGCGCCCAAGCTGCTCGACCTGCTTGCCGTGCCGGCCGACGCGCGCGACTTCGCCGATCTCGACACGGCGCTGACGCCCGGCATCAGCCTGCCGGCGCCGGAAGGCGTGTTCCCGCGCTATGTCGACAAAGCCGACGAGACGGCCTGA
- the tmk gene encoding dTMP kinase encodes MTDNPSTGEPARRGRFITFEGGEGAGKSTQARLLAECLGSHGIHAVLTREPGGSPGAEIIRHVLLSGAAEPFGPEAETILFGAARRDHLTSTILPALTRGDWVICDRFADSTRVYQGLAGKVDPDFILALERLTVGADRPDLTLVLDLPPKIGLARVASRQQGTLDRFEREGVAFHTKLRQGFKALVQAEPERCRLIDATRDKHVVAAEIRDLVLTRFDLPARLVAS; translated from the coding sequence GTGACCGACAATCCGTCAACCGGGGAACCGGCCCGCCGCGGCCGGTTCATCACCTTCGAAGGCGGCGAGGGCGCCGGCAAGTCGACGCAGGCGCGCCTGCTCGCCGAATGTCTCGGCAGCCACGGCATCCATGCCGTGCTGACCCGCGAGCCGGGCGGCTCGCCGGGCGCCGAGATCATCCGCCATGTCCTGCTGAGCGGCGCAGCCGAGCCGTTCGGGCCGGAGGCCGAAACCATTCTGTTCGGCGCGGCCAGGCGCGATCACCTGACCTCGACCATCCTGCCGGCGCTCACCCGCGGCGACTGGGTGATCTGCGACCGTTTCGCCGATTCGACCCGGGTCTATCAGGGGCTCGCCGGCAAGGTCGACCCCGATTTCATTCTCGCCCTGGAACGCCTGACGGTCGGCGCCGACCGGCCGGACCTGACCCTGGTGCTCGATCTGCCGCCGAAGATCGGGCTCGCCCGGGTCGCCAGCCGCCAGCAGGGCACGCTCGACCGGTTCGAGCGCGAGGGCGTCGCCTTCCACACCAAGCTGCGCCAGGGCTTCAAGGCGCTGGTCCAGGCCGAACCGGAGCGCTGCCGGCTGATCGACGCGACCCGGGACAAGCACGTGGTCGCCGCCGAGATCCGCGACCTGGTGCTGACCCGGTTCGACCTGCCGGCACGGCTGGTGGCGTCATGA
- a CDS encoding metal-sensitive transcriptional regulator, with protein sequence MQSDTKTSCQQRLSRIEGQVRGIARMVDEDRYCIDIVTQISAVRAALKRVEEEVLKDHVGHCVEHAIASGDKDEQRRKVAELMDVFRRVQA encoded by the coding sequence ATGCAAAGTGACACCAAAACCTCTTGTCAGCAGCGGCTCAGCCGGATCGAAGGCCAGGTGCGCGGCATCGCCCGCATGGTCGACGAGGACCGCTACTGCATCGATATCGTCACCCAGATCTCGGCGGTCCGCGCCGCCTTGAAGCGGGTCGAGGAAGAGGTGCTGAAGGACCATGTCGGCCATTGCGTCGAACATGCCATCGCGTCCGGCGACAAGGACGAGCAGCGGCGCAAGGTGGCCGAGTTGATGGATGTGTTCAGGCGCGTCCAGGCGTAG